Proteins from a genomic interval of Rosa chinensis cultivar Old Blush chromosome 2, RchiOBHm-V2, whole genome shotgun sequence:
- the LOC112189404 gene encoding pectinesterase: protein MFQFVVLGFLWVLGGASVSGAALEKYQVHVKKECSFTRYPSICVQTLMGLGGSGQQDPQQVDIMLALVNKTIYETRLATSEFSQFSSKVSEVREAQPAHHSVKDYCEELMTMSLKRLDQSLIALKKSPLKKKQDIQAWLSAALTFQETCKDYAADHGLSLTSSENLRVDLSKRIDYASQLGSNLLALVNRVTSIGTPKNTIRDKQAEVFPKWVSPKNRKLLQATTVKANAVVAQDGSGNYKTVSEAIQAASGGRFVIYVKAGVYKEKIKTNKDGITLIGDGKYSTIITGDSSVAKGASMPGSATFTVTGDGFIARDIGFQNTAGPDGEQALALYISSDHSVLYKCSIVGYQDTLYALALRQFYRECDIHGSLDFIFGNAAAVFQSCNLILRRHKGYVAILASGRSDPGQKTGFSVQNCRILPGSDLSPVKHSYSSYLGRPWKAYARAVVMQSNIDDVIAPRGWVEWPEAGGSSLKSLYFAEFANMGPGAGVAQRVQWPGFHVIGADIAVEYTVGNFIGGTSWLPSTGVAFVSGLH, encoded by the exons ATGTTTCAGTTTgtggttttagggtttctttgGGTACTGGGAGGGGCCTCAGTGTCTGGGGCTGCCTTGGAGAAGTACCAAGTGCATGTTAAAAAAGAATGCAGCTTTACTAGATATCCCAGCATTTGTGTTCAAACCTTGATGGGGTTGGGTGGTTCTGGGCAACAGGATCCTCAACAGGTTGATATAATGTTGGCTCTTGTCAACAAGACCATTTATGAGACCCGGTTGGCCACCTCCGAGTTTTCCCAATTCAGCTCCAAAGTATCTGAAGTCCGTGAAGCTCAACCCGCTCACCATTCTGTCAAAG ACTACTGTGAAGAGTTAATGACCATGTCCTTGAAGCGCTTAGACCAATCCCTGATAGCTCTCAAGAAGTCTCCCTTGAAAAAAAAGCAAGACATTCAGGCATGGCTAAGTGCCGCCTTGACTTTCCAAGAAACGTGCAAGGACTACGCCGCCGACCACGGCCTCAGCCTCACTAGCTCCGAGAATCTCAGGGTCGACCTTTCCAAGCGCATAGATTATGCCTCTCAGTTGGGAAGTAATCTATTAGCTCTCGTCAACCGTGTTACAAGTATCGGTACGCCGAAGAACACAATTCGCGATAAACAAGCAGAGGTTTTTCCCAAATGGGTTTCGCCGAAGAACCGGAAACTACTTCAGGCAACCACAGTCAAAGCGAACGCAGTGGTTGCACAAGATGGATCAGGGAACTATAAGACTGTGTCGGAGGCTATTCAGGCAGCTTCAGGGGGTCGGTTTGTGATTTATGTGAAGGCGGGAGTTTATAAGGAAAAGATTAAGACTAACAAAGATGGTATTACGTTGATTGGAGATGGAAAGTATTCGACTATTATTACTGGGGATTCTAGCGTCGCTAAAGGTGCTTCGATGCCTGGCTCAGCTACATTCA CCGTAACAGGAGATGGGTTCATAGCTCGAGATATTGGTTTCCAAAACACAGCAGGCCCTGATGGAGAACAAGCCTTAGCTCTGTACATCTCTTCTGATCACTCAGTTCTCTACAAGTGTAGCATTGTTGGCTACCAAGACACACTCTACGCACTCGCCCTCCGCCAATTCTACAGAGAATGTGACATTCATGGCAGCCTCGACTTCATCTTCGGAAACGCCGCCGCCGTCTTCCAGAGTTGCAATCTTATCTTGCGCAGGCACAAGGGCTATGTTGCTATCCTGGCAAGCGGGAGGTCCGACCCGGGGCAAAAGACGGGCTTCTCTGTCCAGAACTGTAGGATTCTGCCCGGGTCAGACTTATCTCCTGTTAAACATTCCTACAGTTCGTATCTTGGGAGGCCATGGAAGGCCTACGCTAGAGCCGTGGTGATGCAGTCCAACATAGACGACGTTATCGCTCCCAGAGGCTGGGTCGAGTGGCCTGAGGCTGGAGGTTCCAGCCTCAAGTCACTCTACTTTGCGGAGTTCGCAAACATGGGGCCTGGGGCTGGAGTGGCCCAGAGGGTGCAGTGGCCAGGGTTTCATGTTATTGGAGCTGATATTGCTGTTGAGTACACTGTAGGTAACTTTATTGGTGGAACTTCATGGCTGCCTTCGACTGGTGTGGCTTTTGTTTCTGGCCTCCATTGA